The genomic stretch TTACATATTCAACCAGGAGAGGAGATTATTGCTAAGGCGGGGGGATTGCATAGTTTTGTCGGTTGGGATAAGCCTATGTTGACTGATTCTGGAGGGTTTCAGGTTTTTAGTTTGGCTAAGTTACGACAAATTACAGATGATGGTGTTAAATTTCGATCGCCTAGAGATGGCAGAATTATCAACATGACACCAGAAAACTCTATCCGTATTCAAAATGCCTTGGGTGCTGATGTTATTATGGCTTTTGATGAATGCCCTCCAGCTACGGCGACAAAAGAAGAAGTTGTCATTGCTGTGGAAAGGACTTATAAATGGTTGCAAAGGTGCATTAATGCCCATGGAAACACTGATAAACAAGCCTTGTTTGGGATTGTACAAGGAGGAATTTATGCAGATTTAAGGACTCAATCAGCTTTGGATTTAGTGGGTTTAGATTTGCCGGGCTATGCCATTGGGGGAGTGAGTGTCGGAGAAAAACCTGAGTTAATTCATCAGATTATACAATGGACAACTCCTCTTTTACCTGTGAATAAACCTCGTTATCTTATGGGTGTTGGCAGTTATAAAGAAATGGTAATTGCGATCGCATCTGGTATTGATTTATTTGATTGTGTAATACCGACTCGTTTAGGCAGACATGGGGCGGCATTAGTACAAGGTGAAAGAATAAACTT from Geminocystis sp. NIES-3709 encodes the following:
- the tgt gene encoding tRNA guanosine(34) transglycosylase Tgt, giving the protein MTFSYSLIASCSHTKARAGVFSTPHGDVETPKFMPVGTVGTVKGITPSQLKDVNAQMILGNTYHLHIQPGEEIIAKAGGLHSFVGWDKPMLTDSGGFQVFSLAKLRQITDDGVKFRSPRDGRIINMTPENSIRIQNALGADVIMAFDECPPATATKEEVVIAVERTYKWLQRCINAHGNTDKQALFGIVQGGIYADLRTQSALDLVGLDLPGYAIGGVSVGEKPELIHQIIQWTTPLLPVNKPRYLMGVGSYKEMVIAIASGIDLFDCVIPTRLGRHGAALVQGERINLRNAQYKEDFTPLDPQCSCYTCKNFTRAYLNHLIRSGEMLGYILLSLHNLHELIEFTNKIRQAIINDRFILEFGHWLEL